In Paramisgurnus dabryanus chromosome 14, PD_genome_1.1, whole genome shotgun sequence, one genomic interval encodes:
- the babam1 gene encoding BRISC and BRCA1-A complex member 1 gives METPEPGQADGEERMMDLRPRTRSNPEGAEDRRSSNGSLNNSLPSPPQPAVGSRVEGEGEAASSDSPSTSATTITAAAPAAPAAAATGTATSIPVMAKERPKPPQSSLPTQIPPPAELHLRAPRVNCPEKVIICLDLSEEMSLQNLESFNGSKTNALNISQKMIEMFVRTKHKIDKRHEFALVVVNDDAMWLSGFTSDPRELCSCLYDLETNVCESFNLEDFLSVILQKIELPQTENVQTIPPPFVVRTLLIFSRHAGMLQFNPSDAIKKMLQSPYFFFDVVYLHNGTEEQTEDTSWKDVYASFSELDSKGVCYRFEVSLCGPAIELHNCMAKLLCHPLQRPFQSHASYSLLEDDDTQETEATV, from the exons ATGGAGACCCCTGAGCCCGGTCAGGCCGATGGCGAGGAGCGGATGATGGATTTGAGACCCAGGACGCGGTCCAATCCTGAGGGTGCTGAGGACCGACGTAGCAGTAACGGCAGCCTGAATAACAGCCTGCCGTCCCCCCCGCAGCCGGCGGTAGGCAGTCGTGTGGAGGGAGAAGGGGAAGCAGCGAGCTCGGATAGCCCATCCACTTCAGCCACAACCATCACAGCAGCTGCACCTGCTGCTCCTGCCGCTGCTGCAACAGGCACAGCCACCAGCATACCCGTGATGGCGAAAGAAAGACCTAAACCCCCACAGTCCTCCCTGCCCACCCAGATTCCTCCACCTGCAGAGTTGCACCTTCGTGCTCCACGGGTCAACTGCCCAGAGAAAGTG ATCATATGTTTGGACCTTTCAGAGGAGATGTCTCTACAAAATTTGGAGTCTTTTAATGG ATCAAAGACAAACGCCTTAAATATTTCCCAGAAAATGATTGAGATGTTTGTGAGAACCAAGCACAAGATAGACAAAAGGCACGAATTTGCGCTGGTGGTGGTGAACGATGATGCCATGTGG TTATCAGGATTCACCTCTGACCCACGGGAGCTGTGTAGCTGTCTGTATGACCTGGAAACCAACGTCTGCGAGTCCTTCA ATCTGGAAGATTTCCTCAGTGTAAT ACTGCAAAAAATTGAACTTCCTCAGACGGAGAACGTTCAGACCATTCCACCTCCCTTTGTAGTCCGAACCCTTCTCATCTTTAGCAGGCATGCAGGAATGCTTCAGTTTAACCCCTCTGATGCAATTAAA AAAATGCTCCAGTCTCCCTATTTTTTCTTCGATGTTGTTTATCTTCATAACGGGACTGAAGAGCAGACAGAGGACACAAGCTGGAAG GATGTGTATGCGTCCTTCAGCGAGTTGGACTCTAAGGGGGTGTGTTATCGGTTTGAGGTGTCACTGTGTGGTCCTGCCATCGAACTGCACAACTGCATGGCAAAACTTCTGTGCCATCCGCTGCAGAGACCTTTCCAGAGCCACGCCTCCTATAGCTTACTGGAGGACGATGACACGCAGGAGACGGAGGCCACAGTGTGA